The following coding sequences lie in one Anguilla rostrata isolate EN2019 chromosome 8, ASM1855537v3, whole genome shotgun sequence genomic window:
- the npy8br gene encoding neuropeptide Y receptor Y8b, producing the protein MDASYVNNSSSALSGEMPWAGLDVCPTSVSGTTFLIIAYSAVIAVGLIGNTCLVFVISRQKEMRNVTNIFIANLSCSDILMGIVCLPVTIIYTLMDRWILGEALCKVTPFVQCMSVTVSIFSLVLIALERHQLILHPTGWKPMVGHSYLAVAVIWVVACFISLPFLSFQVLTNAPYQNLSIPFNPFTDHLICMEGWPSNENRLAYTTSLLVFQYCLPVILIVLCYLRIFLRLRRRRDMVDRAREARRRAKGSQRVNTMLVSIVVVFTLCWLPLYVFNTVFDWNHEAISTCQHDVIFSSCHLTAMASTCVNPIIYGFLNSNFQKELKATLQRCRCWGAPESYESFPLSVVSTEVTKVSSLSNGSFSVNT; encoded by the coding sequence ATGGATGCATCCTACGTgaacaacagcagcagtgcttTGTCGGGCGAGATGCCGTGGGCGGGTCTAGACGTGTGTCCAACCTCCGTGAGTGGCACCACCTTCCTGATCATCGCCTACAGCGCTGTGATTGCCGTGGGCCTCATCGGCAACACCTGCCTGGTCTTCGTCATCTCGCGACAGAAGGAGATGAGGAACGTCACCAACATCTTCATCGCCAACCTCTCCTGTTCCGACATCCTCATGGGCATCGTGTGCCTGCCCGTCACCATCATCTACACCCTTATGGACCGATGGATCCTGGGCGAGGCTCTGTGCAAGGTCACGCCCTTCGTCCAGTGCATGTCCGTTACCGTGTCCATCTTCTCCCTGGTGCTCATCGCCCTGGAGCGCCACCAGCTCATTCTCCACCCAACAGGCTGGAAGCCCATGGTGGGACACTCCTACCTGGCGGTGGCTGTCATTTGGGTGGTGGCCTGCTTCATCTCCCTGCCCTTCCTCTCCTTCCAAGTGCTCACCAATGCCCCCTACCAAAACCTCAGCATTCCTTTCAACCCCTTCACCGACCATTTAATCTGCATGGAGGGGTGGCCCTCCAATGAAAACCGACTAGCCTACACCACCTCCCTCCTGGTCTTCCAGTACTGCCTGCCCGTCATCCTCATCGTCCTCTGCTACCTGCGCATCTTCCTGCGACTGCGCCGGCGGAGGGACATGGTGGACCGGGCACGAGAGGCCAGAAGGAGAGCCAAGGGCTCCCAGAGGGTCAACACCATGCTAGTCTCCATCGTGGTGGTCTTTACCCTCTGCTGGCTACCGCTGTACGTCTTCAACACGGTGTTCGACTGGAACCACGAGGCCATCTCCACCTGCCAGCACGACGTCATCTTCTCCTCCTGCCACCTCACGGCCATGGCCTCCACCTGCGTCAACCCCATTATCTACGGCTTCCTCAACAGCAACTTCCAGAAGGAGCTGAAGGCCACCCTGCAGCGCTGCCGCTGCTGGGGGGCGCCAGAGAGCTATGAAAGCTTCCCTCTCTCCGTTGTCAGCACCGAGGTCACCAAGGTGTCATCACTGAGCAATGGGTCTTTCAGTGTCAACACCtaa